TGAACGACTTTTACCCCAAACTAATCAGAGTGACATGGCTGAGGAATGGAAAGGAGGTGACATCTGATGTGACGTCCACTGAGGAGCTGTCAAATGGGAATTGGCTCTACCAGACCCACTCATATCTGGAATATACACCCATAAATGGAGAGACGATCACCTGCATGGTGGAACATGCCAGCCTCATGGAGCCAAAGTTTTATGACTGGGGTAAGAGAGTGCGCATGTGGACACGTGAAGTGTGGCAGGAACTATAAGGTGTGACAGCATAGATTGATTTAACTTAAATGTTACTAGAGCAAAAATCATTCTTGGACCTCAAAATGTATCTgtgatacattttaaatgacataaTGACGTCTTCACATACAGTAAAGCCAgttgaaatacagtatgtgtcgtGTGTTGGTATGAAGGAGAGAAATTCTATATCAAGGACTTAAATCAATGTATAGTATGTTGATTTAATGTGGTCTTCATGTGATTTCAGACCCCATGCCTGACTCAAACAGGAATAAGATTGCTATCGGGACAGCCGGGCTGCTGGTGGGTCTTGTCTTTTTCATTGTTGGGCTGATTTGCTACTACAAAAGGAGAACTACTGGTAAGAGATGAAGTCAAATTAACATGAatggtttctgtttctttctatTTTGTTTCCTAATTTGTAATTACTACTGATGTGAAAATGGACCAAATTAAccaaaaaaataacagaacaaGCTTCTTTAAGCCTCAAGTATTGGCAGCTGAGGTAAAGACTGTAGAAAAAATGTCACTGTATCTGCAATTTGTGTCATTGCATGTTTTAAGACtatgaagacacaaacagacacaaactgcTTTTGATGCCATTCTACATTCAGTATTATAACCTGAAAAATGCTGTTACATAACATCACTCATGGACGTCCCTCCATGAATGCATTTCTGTCATTgatgtattatttcattatcCTTTAAATCATAAAGCTTATGAGTCAACACAACCCGCAATTATTTCCACATCTTAATCAGAGCCTAGAAAATTAAACAGTCCAGTTGTTAACACTTCAACACCAAATTATTGTGATGTAAATCAGCTATTCATGACTCTGAAATggcatttcatttttctttctttttcttctaggGCGAGTGTTGGTGCCAACAAGTTGAGACAATAAAGTTGGGACAACCTGAAACttgaaaatatttataatataagtTACACTAATTACATAATCCGGTATAAATGACTTCAAGTATATGAACATTTCTACTGGAATCAACTATCTTTGCAACACTCAAAGGTCCCATGAAATGAGAGAACCTACAAAATCTGTGGATCGATGGGACCCTGCACCAAACATGAGGAATCTGACCTAAGAGCCAAAAAGGttgcaaataaactaaaaaacagACCCTATCTCTGAGGACTGCTCATCTCCATAGATTAGAATTAGGTGGAAAGTGACAGATTGTATATGCTTGAGGTCCACAACACTATGGAGAAACCACCACTATCTTAATGTTCAAGATTATTTTAAAGTCAAGCTAGTTTGCACCAAAATTCACAGGCGTATCTCACTAGATGGAATCTGTGTATGGACCCCCGAGTCATCAAGAAAAACAGATGCTCCACGAGAGGAGAGATGGACGGGATCCTCAATATGAAACTCACTAAAAGGCACTGAATGATCTGTATTGTAGTTCTATACAAATGTTTTGTAGTCATCGGCCTAGATGGTTGTTTGTTATTTACCATAACAAATATGGCTGGTTTAATCAAAGGAAAAGTAAAATTTAACTAAAATTGGTCTTCTGGTTACACAgatgttgtatgttgtgtttatgtaacAGCCCAGTTATCTATCATTTGGTCATTATTTTACCCACCAAAACCATTTATCGTCCTCTgagctttatttttcatctttgtgcCAATATTAAATATCAGGAATGCAGTggatcaatatatatatatatatatatatatgcataacttttatttattgtctgaACTCTTTTGTAAGCACATGTGTACATTATGTTTAGTCTTTATGATCATTTATAAAACTTTAAGGCTGGAATAAAGATTGATCAATCTGTAATGTCTATATATAACAGAATTAATTGGCTTATTCATGAACTGGATGCAAACTGTAAGTGTGCTGCTATATCCTCAGATGACTCATTCTCCTCATCTTCACTCTACATAGACTCCTAAATTGTCTATATTCATACACATGACTTTACAACTTGATGGGCCTAAAAGTTCAAAGCTGTGATGACAAAAACTAAGATCTCAATAAAACCTCAGAGCTCTGTGGTTTCCTCTGTACTTACAATACATGTTGTGACCTACTTttatcactgctctcatcaacctaaCCATCAGGCATTTAAGCCCTCAGTGTAGTCTTACAGACAAGGGGCAACCTTGTAGCTTGGGACACTCAGGCCTGGTTTGATACTCATGAGCAATATGAGGAGGGGAAGAGTCAGGACATGATATAAGAAAGGTTAACTCtcacagaagacaaaaaaaggcaacaaaacaaagactTCTTTGTTTTGGGGCACTGTGGGGCCTCACACATGCTGCATGGGTTGTCCTCTGCTAAACCCTACAACACtggataaaataattgttgtCTTTTATAATGCAGATTTTAGTTTTCAGCAGGATCTGGCCATCGTTGGCTTGATATCATGTAGTGTGGAGGCTCTCATTAGGTTAGGTCAATGATTCACAGCGTAAGggaacaaaacataaataatcaatGTTTATGACCCCTGAGCCACTATGAGGCCCACAAATGAGTGATTTCAGTCCTTTCTTGAGTACAGAAAGTCCTGTTTTTATcataatttacagtttatttatgCACACTGTCATTTCTCAGCAGCTGCCAAAACCAGTTGGACTGCTGTTTTAACATCAATATTTATTAAAGCTAAATAACACAGATACTCTGGTTAAGCTCTTCTTTCTATAAAAGGATTTTATAGAACAGTGCACTTTTGGTAACTCAAGAATACTTGGATACACGTCAGTGATTATTGACCGAGGACACAATTTTATGACTTTGTTGTACACACAGTCTGGTCATGTGATTGGTGTCTGAGTTCCTTACTGGCAAAAGGTATGTAAATGATCCTTTATAATGACTGTCAAGTTGCAATGTTCACCTTTGATCTagtgttggttttattttaggtttaatcattttctatttttatatacattttttgacatcgatttgggcttttattttgaagggcAAGTTTTCCCCACCCTGCTTTGTAAAAGCGGATGTAAGGGAACTGGCAGACAAGAGCAAAATAATTCAAGTGTTTGGTTGTGAAAATGTTCTTCTTGTGATGAAAACTCTAAGACCTTGCTGGACAGCGAACAAGGTATGATTTTTGTATGCTGTAAGAAATGTTGTAATGGTAATGGTTGTAATGGTTCACATGTAAAAACGTTTTGTGTATTTACTTTTTTGAGTGGGTAGTGAGGAAGTTATACACATACATTTCAGCCACTAGTTTAGCCTAGACTTTTGCCCAGGAGGCTGGTAACACTTTTATAAGCTTTTATAAGAAtaaactaatgaaaataattgtgaatCTACTTGTGAATaatttgcattttgtgtgtaatttgtaGCATGGTCTAACTATTTTTCTACGGTTGCGTGTTTTGTATTCATCGAGTAAATGTACAGATGGCAAGGTTAATTTAAATAGTATAGCTTCCCGTTGTGCACTTCCTGACTTTGGTTCAGTGGATAAGAACCTGGACTGGTCTCATCGTGTTTTAATGTATGAAGCAAATAGACTGCAGGACACTAACTTATGGACATTGTTCTatttaaagtcttattttgtttcagttcattataaatgtttgtttttctgtgtgattaTTGAAATCTGCAGTATTATCACAGCTTTTTTGTTATCCTACTCAGCTCTTACAGTGTGTTCGTGAATACAGCACTGTGTATTGGCAATAAAGTCCTCATGAACCATCAGTTTGAGAGTTGGCCATCATTCTAACTGAGGATGCTACAAAGATAATGACAGATAAACCTTATTGTTCTGTGCAGATTGAGAGACTACAACAATGAAAATTTTCGGATCTGCTATTATAGTCCTGATGCTCAACACCCTCTGCGCCTTTTCACAAAGTAAGAATGAGTTTCAAATGTACTAGTCTGGTATAGTAAGATTAAGAGTAAATTTATGGAAGCATGAAAATATGAGATAGGCTTTTCACCTGAGAGTTTCTGTGGATAACTCAGAtgtctgaaagaaaaacagattaagATTAGACAGATTAGCTTTTTGTTGTTACAGGTTTTTACcgatacatttattaatttctttttttctattgtaTTGTGTTTCAGTCCCGCATGAAGTTGTCTATTTGGTGGGCTGCTTTGAGAATGGCACAACTGAGGCACAGTTTACATTTGATGCTGAGGAGATTTTATACGTGGATTTCATGAGACAAGCCATTGTATACACTGTGCCCAAATTTATGATTCTTGACCCTAGTGAAGTTTTTAAGactctttatttatataaaaatgcttTGAAAAACAAGAAGGCGTGTTCAGTATTGGTGAACTTCTTAGCAGCGGAAGAGAAAAACGTACCAGAAGAAAAAGGTAAGGaatctatactgtatgttgtattaACGTAAACATTCATTTCTGATGTATGAAACACAAATGaaggtttttatttgtcttttgacCCACCAAAGACCCTCCTGGGGTTGTCCTCTACCCCTCTGAAGATGTTCAGCTGGGTGTTGAAAACAGCTTCGTCTGCTTTGTGAATCATTTCTACCCGCCTAACATCAATGTCAGCTGGACCAAAAATGGCCGTCCAGTGTCGGAGGGGGTGTCGCTGAGTCGATATTATCCCAATTATGAGCAAACCTTCCACCAGTTCTCAACCCTGACATTCACACCAGAGGAGGGAGACATTTACAGCTGCACAGTGGAGCACTCAGCCCTGGAGAGACCTATAACAAGGATCTGGGGTGATTGTTTCATCTTGTAAAGACacttaaatatgaaaataatataatgaCTTGTTGTGAAACACTTTCTTGTGTCTGTAATAATAGATATTTTCTTACTTCCTCCACAGAACTTGACTTCAGTCATCCCAGTCTTGGACTAGATGTTTACTGTGGAGTGGGCCTGACTCTGGGCTCGTTGGGGATCGCAGctggagtatttttaattttcaaggGATGCTATGGAAATTAATTTTCCTTTCTAAGAGAGATATACACATTAATTTGATGATGATTGATTGTACATGCTGAACGGAGTAGAATGGAGCAGTATGGAGATACCActacaattacaattacaatttttcatttagcagaaatttttatccaaagcgacgtacatctgagagctgataaagcacaagcagggatctagtcaggagagaacaacacgaGTAAGTACTATAAAGCTAAGTTTGAATCTGATAGGACGTTGATGCCAACAGGtggtgcacagaggcaatgaATAGAGTGCATAGATTGCATAGAagcagttctttttttttttcgttttttattttttctctcttcagtccatcaagtgcagaggtattcgtgaaagagctgggtctttagtcttttcttaaagattgagagagaCTCTGCAGATTGAACAGAGTTttgtaactcgttccaccaccagggaactacagaggagaagagtctagctagcgACGAATAAAGATTGATCAATCTGTAATTACTATATTCAACAGAATTAATTGGCTCATTCATGAACTGGATGCAAACTGTAAGTGTGCTGCTATATCCTCAGATGACTCATTCTCCTCATCTTCACTCTACATACTCCTTAATTGTATATAGTCATATACATGACTTTACAACTTGATGGGACTAAAAGTTCAAAGCTgtgatgacaaataaaaactaagATCTCAATAAAACCTGTTTCCCTTGTACATACTTACAATACATGTTGTGACCTACTTttatcactgctctcatcaacctaaCCATCAGGTATTTAAGCCCTCAGTGTAGTCTTACAGACAAGGGCAACCTTGTTGACGGGGACACTCAGGCCTGGTTTGATACTCATGAGCAATATGAGGAGGGGAAGAGTCAGGACATGATATAAGAAAGGTTAACTCtcacagaagacaaaaaaaggcaacaaaacaaagactTCTTTGTTTTGGGGCACTGTGGGGCTTCACACATGCTGCATGGGTTGTCCTCTGCTAAACCCTACAACACTGGATAAAATAATTGCTGTCGTTTATAATGCAGATTTTAGTTTTCAGCAGGATCTGGCCATCGTTGGCTTGATATCATGTAGTGTGGAGGCTCTCATTAGGTTAGGTCAATGATTCACAGCGTAAGggaagaaaacataaataatcaatGTTTATGACCCCTGAGCCACTATGAGGCCCACAAATGAGTGATTTCAGTCCTTTCTTGAGCATGTGAAGCCCTGTTTTTTccataatttaaatgaaaacacatgatGTTAACTGTTGGTATACAAGATGTTCAATTGTCAGCTTTATTTATACTCCCATGCGGATGCGTACACAGACAGCTGCGGACACCGCGGACAGGTAGTTGTTCTGTTTATATTACCTTCTGGGTTCTGCTTGGAGAACACATTCCACACATGCATAGTAGATCACTGtctacagaaacacagcacTGTGACCATACAGAAAGATCCGTGCAGATACAATTGTGCATACGTGGATGTCCACACAGAGCCTACGCAtacaccctctgatgacgaAATTCATGCGGACCCTAGCGGACTCACAGACACGGAAAGTATAATTTCAGCcttagtgtttgtgcactggaggcttcaaatttccacatcacacttttttaagttgcatactggaccacgactggctTCCAAACTCTTTGTGacgtcacaaatcatgctcataggcccaccTTTTAAAATTGGGTTTTcaatgaacacagagaaactttccattttcagcagatgaatgtgaaaacagccttctagtgtcaaacccTGCACAGTGGAGCTCAAACACCCAACtgtaagaacaagaagaaaaacatacttttgagtggaggggaatCTTTAAGTACAGTACCTTCCACCACTGCCTGCAAGTCAGCGTTGAGGGCATACACTCAACTCAACACTGCGCCTGCGCTGTCCGGAATAATGAGCCGCTTTGGCttctatttcattttcatcttcttATTAATTAAAAGCCCGAGTTTGATCCTCTTCTTATGTTTCGccatttatgtttacattcattaCAGAACgcgttaaaaaataaataaattcaggTTGGATAAATGGAGGAAAACTGATGACAGCTTGTGATCTAACAGTGGCTGTATCTTGTTTTTCACCGTGTTTGATGCACCAGTTTACAAACACGTCATGGACCTCTCGTCCTTGTAACTACAGATCTGTGTGGCGTCAGACTGAAATGATGGACTGTGCTGTTCCCGTCCCGGAGGTCGTCCCAAAACACCGGAGTGGACGGAGCGGCTACGATACCGAGCAGCGATAACACGCACAAGACGTCTGATAAGAGTCTGTTATAAACCAGACGGATGCAGAGTGAAACTATCCAGCAGACAACAGGGAAGGAGTCAACAAAACAGCTGGTAAGATGGAAACGAGACAAAGATTTATTGTGAGCTTTTTTATGAGCTGCTCCAACAGGTGAAGGAACctgaaacttttttaaaatgtctgtctTTGGTTATTTATCTGCTGATTTGTTTCTCTATTCTTTTCCTTGATAATAATCTCCACATGAATGCTGCACTGTAATatgtactcaagtactgtacctCAGTGCAATTATGGTGTACTTGTGCTTGACTTGAGTGTTTTAATTTGAGGCTACTGTATACCTCTACTCTACTagatttcagagggaaatattgtacctTTTACCCACCTTTTAATCCACACTGACAACTATTGCAGATCAGGATTTTTTAAACCTATAATGagcataaaaaatgtaaattaaatccACCAACGGTATATAAATATCTAGATTTAACTCCACCTGGGCCAGCTACATTACAATGCTGTTTatatgcatcagtaataattaaCTTTTAGTATAATATGTTATATGTAACAATATGACAGAGACCATTTTGCCTAAAATCCCATTTCCTTACTGAAGTATTAatcatgtatttttctgtgttaaaCTTAGagttttgttggttttcttcTCAACAGTTCTCTGACGACACCTGACAGAGGCAGTGGTGACCGAGCCCGTGTGTATCCTGTGCTCAGCTCTGCAGACTGTTCCCACTGATGGGTCTCTCACTGTCCGTCTGGCTGTACAGCAGGACAGCTGACAGCcctccttcatcttcatcagctTTATGTTCGCTGGCTGTCCCAACCTCCTCTCGTCTCATGGTCATTCTGAGCTCCCCCCCAGTCGCTTTGGGAGATAGTCGCTCACACTGGAGCTCAGCCCACCGCTCTCCtcacctcctgctctctgcctgcAAACATGAAGTGACACGTTCACCTGTCGAGCGGAGCAGTGATGCCGTGAGGGCAGAGAAGGGGGTGAAGAGTGGGCTTCATGTCTGGGAGGTGGTGTGGAGCCCCGGCCACAGAGGGAGTCACGCTGTCGTGGGTATTTCCAGGCAGAACTGTCCTCTGCAGGCCTCGGGGTACAAGGTGCTGGTGGGCGGAGACTCGCAGTCCTGGGGCTGGGAACTCAAAACCAATCAGTTTTGGTATAATGGACAGAGTCTGGGACTGTACcccagagagaggaggaggtgtcaCACTGAGACTCAGGAGGATTGTAGGTCTTTCACTTCACATATCCTGAAAGACACAGAGGGAGCAGAGACACCTCTCCCCATCCCTGAGCGCGTCCTGCTGGTCCTGGACGCTGACGCAGGCACTCTGGGATTTGTTGTTGATGGCAGCTTCCTGGGCGTTGCTTTTAAAGACCTTCCTCGTGGGGTGGAGCTGTTCCCAGCGGTGAGCAGTGTGAGAGGAGGCGCCAGCATACGACTACGATACCTGAACGGTGCCACACGTGAGTGTCATGTTTTCACACTAATCTGTCTCAGTTAGAATAGCAGTGACAGTGAGGATGGTTACTGTAACttataaaacacaaactataaactaatttagtttttctttctctctccttctcagGTGATCCGCCCGCCCTGATGGCTTTATGTGGACTCTCCATTCGTCAGTCTTTAGGGCAACAGAGGCAGAATCAAACTGACAAACTGCCTCTTCCCCCTTTTCTCCAGCGCTACCTGCTTTCTACTCAATAATGTGCTCTTAgtgtacactcacacacttacacacaaacacaatatgaaACTGTCACACCCTGGATGgacttttgtgtgtttttttcggactccttgtgtttttgttcttttgacttcCTTGGATTTGTTATCCTTCTGATGCCCTCAGACCTTTTCTgttttagttggactt
This sequence is a window from Thunnus thynnus chromosome 10, fThuThy2.1, whole genome shotgun sequence. Protein-coding genes within it:
- the LOC137191455 gene encoding H-2 class II histocompatibility antigen, A-U alpha chain-like, which codes for MKIFGSAIIVLMLNTLCAFSQIPHEVVYLVGCFENGTTEAQFTFDAEEILYVDFMRQAIVYTVPKFMILDPSEVFKTLYLYKNALKNKKACSVLVNFLAAEEKNVPEEKDPPGVVLYPSEDVQLGVENSFVCFVNHFYPPNINVSWTKNGRPVSEGVSLSRYYPNYEQTFHQFSTLTFTPEEGDIYSCTVEHSALERPITRIWELDFSHPSLGLDVYCGVGLTLGSLGIAAGVFLIFKGCYGN
- the si:ch1073-228j22.2 gene encoding SPRY domain-containing SOCS box protein 2; the encoded protein is MGLSLSVWLYSRTADSPPSSSSALCSLAVPTSSRLMVILSSPPVALGDSRSHWSSAHRSPHLLLSACKHEVTRSPVERSSDAVRAEKGVKSGLHVWEVVWSPGHRGSHAVVGISRQNCPLQASGYKVLVGGDSQSWGWELKTNQFWYNGQSLGLYPRERRRCHTETQEDCRSFTSHILKDTEGAETPLPIPERVLLVLDADAGTLGFVVDGSFLGVAFKDLPRGVELFPAVSSVRGGASIRLRYLNGATRDPPALMALCGLSIRQSLGQQRQNQTDKLPLPPFLQRYLLSTQ